In one window of Zingiber officinale cultivar Zhangliang chromosome 11A, Zo_v1.1, whole genome shotgun sequence DNA:
- the LOC122031335 gene encoding protein NEGATIVE REGULATOR OF RESISTANCE-like: MDASSSQRKRRGGGDDRLPSKPRPACSSLPRGEKGPAASEEDVEEFFAILRRMLHASQSMFVGRGTAASARWSPSFKWEDFFGGGAEKVACEGGDGARAVTLAVDEEAKRPQGIDLNADPGLEAEGVAVPSPLGEYTAFSVLPPAVP, translated from the coding sequence ATGGATGCATCCTCCTCCCAGCGGAAGCGACGCGGCGGCGGCGACGACCGTCTCCCCTCAAAGCCTCGACCCGCTTGTTCATCGCTGCCGCGTGGAGAAAAGGGTCCCGCAGCGTCGGAGGAGGATGTGGAGGAGTTCTTCGCCATCCTGCGCCGAATGCTCCACGCGTCGCAGTCCATGTTCGTTGGGCGAGGCACCGCGGCGTCGGCCAGGTGGAGCCCGTCGTTCAAGTGGGAGGACTTCTTCGGGGGCGGCGCCGAGAAGGTCGCTTGCGAGGGGGGCGATGGAGCTCGAGCGGTGACGCTGGCGGTAGATGAAGAGGCGAAGCGGCCACAGGGCATCGACCTCAACGCCGATCCGGGGCTCGAGGCGGAGGGTGTGGCGGTGCCGAGCCCCCTCGGTGAGTATACCGCCTTCTCAGTGCTTCCTCCGGCTGTTCCCTAA